GGTAACCTTACTCTCAGAAAGTGCCGTGAGTTTTTTATGTTCTATTTTGTCTGAGATTTTCTCAAGGCATTAGCAAGTGTGGCgactcatgtactcacctagttgtgcttgcgggggttgagctctgctctttcggcccgttgcttctcaactgttactaactactggttttttttcacaccacccccacacacacacacacacaccaggaagcagcccgtgactgctaactaactcccaggtacctatttactgctaggtaagaggggcttcagggtgtaagaaactctgccctttgtttctcgcccgcgccgagaatcgaacccgggaccacaggatcacgcgtccagcgtgctgtccagtcagccaccggcgTCTGAAGTAAGTGGTGAGTCATGTCTAgtgagtgatgtgtgtgtggggggagaagtAACTCTCCACGGCGCTGGAACACTGCCCAGTCCTTGTGATTTACTGAATATACTTCACAAAGATTTACTAAGGTCTTCTTTGCATTATTTTGTGACCCTGGAAAATGCTCCTTGGGAAACTGGGTCTCGCTCGGTGCTTTGCATTTATATTTGTTTACTAATATTTTTTCATTGTATTTATTTGGATTTTGTTTTCACTCCGTCTTTAAATTTGTTCATCTTCAAGCAATTTGTTAATGGCTTCTCTTGTAGAGACTAAGATacaatatttgtttaatttatcttCCATGCTTTAGTTATATTGTATTTTGTTCGATGTTCAGACTGTTTTCTGTGGTTGAgacctttccctaacctttgaaCTATTTCTTCTTGCCTTTATATATACTCCATTATTTGCTAGCATGACTAAATGCATTTTGGTATATGTTTCTTTGCCCATTTATGGTTATTATTATCGGAACTTATAATAATAAGTAGGAGGGATTTTAAGGGCAATAACAGATGTGTGACTTTAATAATTTCCTCACATTACATCGCGCCTGATTAATGTGTGTTCATTTTACCCTGCTCTTAGTTGCCTTGGTGTTGATCAGGTCGTCCTCGCTCACTCCAACAAGGTGGAATAATTATTTTCCCCCGGTTGACAGTCTAAAATGCTGTTTGAAGAAGCAATCTTCATTTTCTTTCGAAAACTCCTTTAAAAAGAGATTTATGTTTTCTAAGTTTAGTGCAAACATTTTGCCTCTACTATCACTTGTTATCATTTACAAGAGTCCATCTCCCAGCAGTCACCCAGACCCCATCTCCCAGCAGTCACCCAGACCCCATCTCCCAGCAGTCACCCAGACCCCATCTCCCAGCAGTCACCCAGACCCCATCTCCCAGCAGTCACCCAGACCCCATCTCCCAGCAGTCACCCAGACCCCAACACCCAGCAGTCACCCAGACCCCAACACCCAGCAGTCACCCAGACCCCAACACCCAGCAGTCACCCAGACCCCATCTCCCAGCAGTCACCCAGACCCCAACACCCAGCAGTCACCCAGACCCCAACACCCAGCAGTCACCCAGACCCCAACACCCAGCAGTCACCCAGACCTCAACACCCAGCAGTCACCCAGACCCCAACATTCTGGCAGTTTACACTCTGACCAGTAACTCTTATTATAGTCCTAACGAAGATTGTTATCTCTGCCCAAGACAGATGAACGTCATGTTTTACATACATGTCGTCTATACCATAGATGCTACATGTCGTCTATACCATAGATGCTACATGTCGTCTATACCATAGATGCTACATGTCGTCTATACCATAGATGCTACATGTCGTCTATACCATAGATGCTACATGTCGTCTATACCATAGATGCTACATGTCGTCTATACCATAGATGCTACATGTCGTCTATACCATAGATGCTACATGTCGTCTATACCATAGATGCTACATGTCGTCTATACCATAGATGCTACATGTCGTCTATACCATAGATGCTACATGTCGTCTATACCATAGATACAACATGTCGTCTATACCATAGATGCTACATGTCGTCTGTACCATAGTTGCTACATGTCGTCTGTACCATAGATGCTACATGTCGTCTGTACCATAGATGCCACATGTCGTCTATACCATAGATGCCACATGTCGTCTATACCATAGATGCTACATGTCGTCTGTACCATAGATGCTACATGTCGTCTGTACCATAGATACAACATGTCGTCTATACCATAGATGCTACATGTCGTCTGTACCATAGATGCTACATGTCGTCTGTACCATAGATGCTACATGTCGTCTGTACCATAGATGCTACATGTCGTCTGTACCATAGATGCTACATGTCGTCTGTACCATAGATGCTACATGTCGTCTATACCATAGATGCTACATGTCGTCTATACCATAGATGCTACATGTCAGCACTGTGTTGACTTTTTAGTATACAAAAGTGAACACCTTGGGAGTATGGACGTCAATGAGTATACTTATTGACGGGAAGATCAGGATCAACGGCTGGTCAATACTCTCCCAGcgtgtataagaaatattgctggaacaatggCGGTTATGAGGGCCTGCtgggcgctccaagcaacagtctgttggaccagaGAGTCGAAGGTCatcctcccgcaagcacaattatgtgagtacaactCAAGCGTGGCCACAGGGCGGCACTTGGGGAAGCACAAAcataccctgaacccttccaggtatactccagataAATCACCTGTGTGGGGAAAGTGGGGAAATATCTGAATTATACCTGGAGATATACTCCAAGTATACCTCATCACTCCAATATATTGACAACAGACATGATCTAAGTTCACAGCTCAGTTCTGGCCTTCTTCTGTATATTTTGAAGGTTGatacaatcccaataatttaggtgcttatcGTGtttatgcgtgccatatatgttctctgtattccctctattgcaGCAATCTCTGCTGCTCTGAAGAGGGGAAGTGAttatcgagcagtactcaagactggACAACCCAAGTGATTTTAATTTTATGAATATTGTGAGGGGGATCCTTGGGCTTGAAGGGTCTCATAATCAATCATTTTACTAGCTGACgttatatttgcttggttatgctccctaaacgttaggtcgtcagacatcattatacgCAGGTCCTGTACATGCTGCTTACCTCCTGTGGGCAGATCTGATAGTGTCTTGTACTCTGTGTTTCGCTTCAGGTCTTAATTTTGTCCATACCAAAGTAGCTGAAAttgatcactgttaaacatcatattattttccgCTGTACAATCAAAAACATTATTATCATCAgcctgcagtttttcaacgtCTTCAACGAAAGTAATTTTCGTgcggatttttgtgtcatcttcgAAAGATGAAACGAAGCTGTGATTTGTGTTcctatctatatctgatatgagaataaggaagagCAGTGGTACGAGGAGTTCATgcacgtcggcgttcaatccccgaccgtccaagtggttgggtatcgttcctccccccccccccactcctactTTCcatgccaaatccttatcctgacccctccccAGTGTTTTAAAATCGTAATGGATTGGCGCTCTCTTCTGATGGTTCCCTTTCCTTGTCACTTAGTGGATATGATTTAAGAACTAAACTTGCACACTTTTGTCAGTGTTCTACACTTAGAGAGGCGTGATATACACTTAGTGTTTGTAGCTGATTTGTAAACGATTAGTTTGAGATAAATTTTGTTTGAAGGATTAAGATAATGGGATTTAATGATGATTGAATATGTTATAGTTATGATTAAGTTCTTAATTAAAAATTTAGAAATGATCCCAGGTAAATTCATTATGTGCTGACCCACTGATCTGTGGTGGTAGCATTATGTGCTGACCCACTGATCTGTGGTGGTAGCATTATGTGCTGACCCACTGATCTGTGGTGGTAGGATGTACCACATGTGTGGCTAAATAtagaccatcacaccaccacagaTCACGTGACCAACAGAGGTCTACGTGACTTCAAGGGTGTAGCCAACAGATATATGATTTAGGCTGTATTATGCAGCAAGTAGCCACATAAATACaccaataatttatttatttattaatgtgGTGGACatttcacccccctcccccccccttactcCACATAAGAAAACATTACCAGACGACTTTACTGACTCATGTCAGCAGCCTCACTCACTGGTGTACTTTCTCTCCAGAAAGTACACCAGTACAGTACAGGAAATACAGTGCAGTACAGGAAGTACAGTGCAGTACAGGAAGTACAGTGCAGTACAGGAAGTACAGGGCAGTACAGGAAGTACAGTGCAGTACAGGAAGTACAGGGCAGTACGGGAAGTACAGTGCAGTACAGGAAATACAGTGCAGTGCAAGAAGTACAGTGCAGTACAGGAAGTACAGGGCAGTAGAGGAAGTACTGTGCAGTACAGGAAGTACAGTGCAGTACAGGAAATACAGTGCAGTACAGGAAGTACAGGGCAGTACAGGAAGTACAGTGCAGTACAGGAAGTACAGTGCAGTACAGGAAGTACAGGGCAGTACAGGAAGTACAGTGCAGTACAGGAAGTACAGTGCAGTTCAAGAAGTACAGGGCAGTACAGGAAGTACAGTGCAGTACAAGAAGTACAGTGCAGTACAAGAAGTACAGTGCAGTACAGGAAGTACAGGGCAGTACAGGAAGTACTGTGCAGTACAGGAAGTACAGTGCAGTACAGGAAGTACAGTGCAGTACAAGAAGTACAGTGCAGTACAAGAAGTACAGGGCAGTACAGGAAGTACAGTGCAGTAAAGGAAGTACAGTGTAGTACAGGAAGTACAGTGCAGTACAAGAAGTACAGTGCAGTACAAGAAGTACAGGGCAGTACAGGAAGTACTGTGCAGTACAGGAAGTACAGTGCAGTACAGGAAGTACAGTGCAGTACAGGAAGTACAGGGCAGTACAGGAAGTACAGTGCAGTACAGGAAGTACAGTGCAGTACAGGAAGTACAGGGCAGTACAGGAAGTACAGTGCAGTACAGGAAGTACAGTGCAGTTCAAGAAGTACAGGGCAGTACAGGAAGTACAGTGCAGTACAGGAAGTACAGTGCAGTACAAGAAGTACAGTGCAGTACAAGAAGTACAGTGCAGTACAGGAAGTACAGGGCAGTACAGGAAGTACAGGGCAGTACAGGAAGTACAGTGCAGTACAGGAAGTAAAATCCAGTACAGAAATCAGAAATAATATGTGCATTCTCTTTTACCTGATGCCGCTCTTCACCTCGAAGTAATTATTACTGTTGGGTGAATAGAGGCACTAGGTGATATGAGAAGCGCCTAACCGTATTGAGTTGTACTTTCTCTCGAGAAAGTGCGACCAGGTGGGTGaagagttaaggattggcgcccagccaATCCTCCTTGGTCAGGAGTTGAACCCAGACCAAATCATTAGTGAGGCGAGtatgttaccactgcgccaccacGACCCAGACACACTTAACTCTCTGACGCTAACAGACCATCAAAAATATTCAATTGCCCGTCCCTGAAGCTCACATtaacttccccccgtcccatcccatcccatcccgtcccatcccatcccatatcctgaccccttccaagtgctatatagtcgtaatggcttgccgctttccCCTGGTagatcccttcccttcccttgcgggggggggggggggcaaggtggGGTAATCTCTTAAAATCTCGTCTGTCTGTATTGGATAAATCGTGAACGTGAAGATTTGAAGGCGGACGATCGATATAATGGGAAGATGGTATAACATGATAATCCCCCGGCATAGATTATAAGGGGCAGTGAGAGGCGGACCCTTCGTCGTTGATGTATAAGTGAGGCGGAGAGCGTGGTGGACCCTCAACGTTGATGTAGGACAGGTTGGTAGAGCGTGGTGGACCTTCAACGTTGATGTATGACAGGTTGGCAGAGCGTGGTGGACCCTCAACGTTGATGTATGACAGGTTGGTAGAGCGTGGTGGGCCCTCAACGTTGATGTATGACAGGTTGGCAGAGCGTGGTGGGCCCTCAACGTTGATGTATGACAGGTTGGCAGAGCGTGGTGGACCCTCAACGTTGATGCATGACAGGTTGGTAGAGCGTTGTGGACCCTCAACGTTGATGCATGACAGGTTGGCAGAGCGTGGTGGACCCTCAACGTTGATGTATGACAGGTTGGCAGAGCGTGGTGGACCCTCAACGTTGATGTATGACAGGTTGGTAGAGCGTGGTGGGCCCTCAACGTTGATGTATGACAGGTTGGCAGAGCGTGGTGGGCCCTCAATGTTGATGTATGACAGGTTGGTAGAGCGTGGTGGGCCCTCAACGTTGATGTATGACAGGTTGGCAGAGCGTGGTGGGCCCTCAACGTTGATGTATGACAGGTTGGTAGAGCGTGATGGGCCCTCAACGTTGATGCATAATAGGTTGGCAGAGCGTGGTGGACCCTCAACGTTGATGTATGACAGGTTGGCAGAGCGTGGTGGACCCTCAACGTTGATGTATGACTGGTTGGTAGAGCGTGGTGGACCCTCAACGTTGATGCATGACAGGTTGGTAGAGCGTGGTGGACCCTCAACGTTGATGCATGACAGGTTGGCAGAGCGTGGTGGACCCTCAACGTTGATGCATGACAGGTTGGCAGAGCGTGGTGGACCCTCAACGTTGATGCATGACAGGTTGGTAGAGCGTGGTGGACCCTCAACGTTGATGTATGACAGGTTGGCAGAGCGTGGTGGACCCTCAACGTTGATGCATGACAGGTTGGCAGAACGTGGTGGACCCTCAACGTTGATGCATGACAGGTTGGTAGAGCGTGGTGGACCCTCAACGTTGATGTATGACAGGTTGGCAGAGCGTGGTGGACCCTCAACGTTGATGCATGACAGGTTGGTAGAGCGTGGTGGACCCTCAACTTTGATGTATGATAGGTTGGCAGAGCGTGGTGGACCCTCAACGTTGATGCATGACAGGTTGGTAGAGCGTGGTGGACCCTCAACGTTGATGTATGACAGGTTGGTAGAGCGTGGTGGACCCTCAACGTTGATGTATGACAGGTTGGCAGAGCGTGGTGGACCCTCAACGTTGATGCATGACAGGTTGGCAGAGCGTGGTGGACCCTCAACGTTGATGCATGACAGGTTGGTAGAGCGTGGTGGACCCTCAACGTTGATGTATGACAGGTTGGCAGAGCGTGGTGGACCCTCAACGTTGATGCATGACAGGTTGGTAGAGCGTGGTGGACCCTCAACTTTGATGTATGACAGGTTGGCAGAGCGTGGTGGACCCTCAACGTTGATGCATGACAGGTTGGTAGAGCGTGGTGGACCCTCAACGTTGATGTATGACAGGTTGGCAGAGCGTGGTGGACCCTCAACGTTGATGCATGACAGGTTGGTAGAGCGTGGTGGACCCTCAACGTTGATGTATGACAGGTTGGTAGAGCGTGGTGGACCCTCAACGTTGATGCATGACAGGTTGGTAGAGCGTGGTGGACCCTCAACGTTGATGTATGACAGGTTGGTAGAGCGTGGTGGA
The window above is part of the Procambarus clarkii isolate CNS0578487 chromosome 16, FALCON_Pclarkii_2.0, whole genome shotgun sequence genome. Proteins encoded here:
- the LOC123759951 gene encoding neuroblast differentiation-associated protein AHNAK-like, producing the protein MKTTFEIAEQAQEAVENGFKCFGITSTPNQIAMEKVYKGPPRSANLSYINVEGPPRSTNLSYINVEGPPRSTNLSYINVEGPPRSTNLSYINVEGPPRSTNLSCINVEGPPRSTNLSYINVEGPPRSTNLSYINVEGPPRSTNLSCINVEGPPRSTNLSYINVEGPPRSTNLSCINVEGPPRSTNLSYINVEGPPRSTNLSCINVEGPPRSANLSYINVEGPPRSTNLSCINVEGPPRSANLSYIKVEGPPRSTNLSCINVEGPPRSANLSYINVEGPPRSTNLSCINVEGPPRSANLSCINVEGPPRSANLSYINVEGPPRSTNLSYINVEGPPRSTNLSCINVEGPPRSANLSYIKVEGPPRSTNLSCINVEGPPRSANLSYINVEGPPRSTNLSCINVEGPPRSANLSCINVEGPPRSANLSYINVEGPPRSTNLSCINVEGPPRSANLSCINVEGPPRSANLSCINVEGPPRSTNLSCINVEGPPRSTNQSYINVEGPPRSANLSYINVEGPPRSANLLCINVEGPSRSTNLSYINVEGPPRSANLSYINVEGPPRSTNLSYINIEGPPRSANLSYINVEGPPRSTNLSYINVEGPPRSANLSYINVEGPPRSANLSCINVEGPQRSTNLSCINVEGPPRSANLSYINVEGPPRSANLSYINVEGPPRSTNLSYINVEGPPRSANLSYINVEGPPRSTNLSYINVEGPPRSPPHLYINDEGSASHCPL